Genomic window (Dyadobacter fanqingshengii):
AGGAACTCGCTGCGAGAAAGTCAGAATTGCTTGAATTTGCCGCGCAAGAAAAGCAGATACGGTCCTGGTGGCGGGGACGGTGGTTTCAGGCTGCGGCTGTATTGCTAATCACGCTCGGTTTTGGCGGATATCACTGGAAACGGATTTTTCCAGCACCTTATAATGCTGTTCTCACGCAATCGGGAACGAGTAAAATTATTGAAATCATCAACGAACATAATGAAGTAAAGCTCGTGACGTTGCCCGATGGCAGTTCTGTTATATTAAAAAAAGCCGCCAAGATCAGCTTTCCCGAAAAATTTTCTGCAGACAAGCGTGAAGTCGTAATGTCAGGAGAAGCATTTTTTGAAGTTCAAAAAGATCCCGTACAGCCGTTTTATATTTATTCCGGTGAAATGTTGACAAAGGTTACCGGCACCAGTTTCAGCATTAAGGCCAATGCCGCTGAAAAACAGGTTCAGCTCGTCGTTAAAACGGGTACGGTTGAAATCTCCGTAAACAGTTCTGATAAAGAAACAAAGGACAATCGTTTGATACTCAATCCCAATCAGCTTGTTACACTCAACCGGGAAAGCAGTGCGCTCGAAACCCGCAATGTTAAAGAACCTGTGCTGATCAATCTGCCTATCGAATCTCAATATTTTACTTTCAAAAAAACGCCGGTAAAAGAAGTTTTCAGGATGCTGGAACTGGCATATGGGGTGCATATCAACTTTGACAAGCAAGTAACGTCCCAGTGTAACATTACCGCCAGCCTTGGCGACGAACCGGTCCGCGAAAAATTACAGATGATCTGTGAAGTTTTGGACGCAAGATTTGAAATGAAGGACAACGCGATTATCGTCTATTCCGAAGGATGTGAAAAATAAAATTTCCCGCAAAAACTAACTCAAATGACGCCTATGCACTAAAATGTTTCCGAAAAAAAGCCGGTAATGAATGACATCACCGGCTGAATTGATCTCCAATGCAGTCTTCACGACCCGGTTTCGCACACCGGGGAAGTTTCAAAAATGACTGAGGAGGGGGTTTGCAATCTGCTATTAAAGAACACAAAACCTATTTCAAAATTATGCAAAAAAGCCGACAAACAGTCATGACCCGTGCTCGTCTCGCAGGGATCTCGATCGGGCAAATTTTACTTATTGTGATGCTTGTAGGAACCGCCTTCGCAGCAGCACCTGACAAACAAAATATTCTGGATCAACGTATATCAATTAGGGTTACCGCAATGTCCCTGGATCAGGTGCTTGAAAAAATCGAAGAACAGGTCGAAGTAAAGTTTGTTTATAGCCATCAGGTTATCAGTGCAGACCGTAAAGTGACGTTACAAGACGAAAACAGCCGGTTGGAATCTGTTTTGAAAAACATTTTAGACCCGCTGGGTGTCAGTTATAAATTGTCGGGACGGAGTACGATCCTGCTTAAAAGGAGCACGGTCAAAAATTCGTTGCTAAAACCATTGGAAAAGCCGGAAAAAACCCAGTCTGTGTCCTTGCCTGACAGCAATTTTATGGTGAAAGGTCAGGTTTTTGACAGCAAAGAACCACCCGTTTCGCTGCCTGGCGTGACGATTCAGGTGAAAAATACAGACCGCGGTGTAACCAGTGATGCCAATGGAAATTTCGAAATTCCGGTCAAAAATGGCGAAGTCCTTGTCTTTACTTTCATCGGTTTGGATCCCAAAGAGATTGTTGTTTCCGGCACCAAAAACCTGGTAATATCCTTGGCTGAACAAAATACGGCACTGAACGAAGTGGTTGTTACCGGATATTCGGAACAAAAAGCGCGGAACCTGGCGAATGCAATTGGCAAGCTGGATGTGAAAGCGGCCGTAGCGAACAAGCCGAT
Coding sequences:
- a CDS encoding FecR family protein, producing MNNYKNFEVKDWVDDPGFRKWVYEGAQDAFWVTVLENTPSQVENMEQARKILLMVRGEVTDISEQELAARKSELLEFAAQEKQIRSWWRGRWFQAAAVLLITLGFGGYHWKRIFPAPYNAVLTQSGTSKIIEIINEHNEVKLVTLPDGSSVILKKAAKISFPEKFSADKREVVMSGEAFFEVQKDPVQPFYIYSGEMLTKVTGTSFSIKANAAEKQVQLVVKTGTVEISVNSSDKETKDNRLILNPNQLVTLNRESSALETRNVKEPVLINLPIESQYFTFKKTPVKEVFRMLELAYGVHINFDKQVTSQCNITASLGDEPVREKLQMICEVLDARFEMKDNAIIVYSEGCEK